A portion of the Acidisarcina polymorpha genome contains these proteins:
- a CDS encoding ATP-binding protein — protein sequence MITEENAVLIVDDRAANRYTTAHALKRAGFQVIEAATGKEALELSRLLPAVIILDVKLPDILGYEVCRRIKANAQTKHIPVLQLSSSFLTNESKLYALESGADSYLIQPADPVVLVATVKSLVRLHRAESSAQLAAKQWQSTFDALNEGVALVNSAGIVQRCNRAMTEILGKAYGELENRTCSELIWDCFGLFVSLTSERVSKEVQSGDRFFRLSLNPIIADEASAGSIFIVADTTQQKLAEQAILISERLAATGRMAHTIAHEINNPLEAITNLVYLVQTSLDDREAAQQYIDSAASEVARVSRIARQILSFNRESFSPIEIDIAELIDDVLALNNRAIVDKNLRIRKTARGAQMIEGFPAQLRQVFSNLIRNAVEASFPNSEIRINISPSGLRRNLADPAVRVTIADHGVGIAPQHLGRIFDAFFTTKALKGSGVGLWLSSSIIHEHGGRLRVRSSIERSHSGTSMSVVLPCRLRKSADIDDVPAVIEALIPRAV from the coding sequence GTGATCACGGAAGAAAACGCGGTCCTGATCGTCGATGACCGTGCTGCCAACCGCTACACCACTGCTCATGCCCTCAAACGAGCGGGCTTTCAAGTGATCGAGGCGGCCACTGGTAAGGAGGCGCTGGAACTCTCCCGCCTGCTACCAGCGGTGATTATTCTGGATGTCAAGCTGCCCGATATTCTCGGCTATGAAGTGTGCCGCCGTATTAAGGCGAATGCGCAGACGAAACACATTCCCGTGCTCCAGCTTTCGTCGTCCTTTCTGACCAATGAGAGCAAGCTTTACGCTTTGGAGAGCGGCGCCGATTCTTATCTGATCCAACCTGCCGACCCGGTGGTGCTGGTGGCTACGGTGAAGTCGCTGGTGCGGCTCCATCGGGCTGAATCGAGCGCCCAACTCGCGGCTAAACAATGGCAATCCACCTTCGATGCCTTGAATGAAGGCGTAGCCCTAGTTAACTCTGCCGGTATTGTTCAGCGTTGTAATCGCGCCATGACAGAAATTCTGGGCAAGGCGTATGGCGAGCTGGAAAACCGGACCTGCAGCGAACTCATCTGGGATTGCTTTGGTCTGTTCGTGTCGCTTACCAGCGAGCGGGTCTCGAAGGAGGTCCAGTCGGGGGACCGATTTTTTCGTTTGAGCCTTAACCCGATCATCGCCGATGAGGCGTCCGCGGGGAGCATTTTCATCGTTGCCGATACGACCCAGCAAAAACTAGCAGAACAAGCGATCCTCATCAGTGAACGCCTGGCGGCTACCGGCCGCATGGCGCACACCATCGCACACGAAATCAACAACCCGCTGGAGGCGATCACCAACCTGGTCTATCTGGTCCAGACTTCGCTTGACGATCGTGAGGCGGCGCAGCAGTACATCGATTCCGCGGCCTCAGAGGTCGCCCGCGTCTCCCGCATCGCGCGCCAGATTCTTTCATTCAACCGCGAGTCTTTTTCGCCGATCGAGATTGATATCGCGGAACTGATCGACGACGTTCTCGCTCTGAACAACCGAGCCATTGTGGACAAGAACCTGCGCATTCGAAAGACCGCCCGCGGGGCGCAGATGATCGAAGGCTTTCCCGCACAATTGCGGCAGGTTTTCTCTAATCTGATCCGCAATGCGGTGGAGGCGTCGTTTCCGAATAGCGAAATCCGGATCAATATTTCTCCCAGCGGACTGCGGCGCAACCTCGCCGACCCCGCCGTGCGGGTGACCATCGCGGACCACGGGGTTGGCATCGCGCCGCAACATCTGGGCCGCATCTTCGACGCTTTTTTCACGACCAAGGCTTTGAAGGGATCCGGTGTCGGGCTGTGGCTAAGTTCGTCGATCATCCACGAACATGGCGGGCGGCTGCGGGTCCGCAGCTCGATTGAGCGCTCTCACTCGGGGACGTCCATGTCGGTTGTGCTGCCGTGCAGGCTGCGAAAATCCGCAGACATCGACGACGTGCCAGCGGTGATCGAGGCGCTTATTCCGCGGGCAGTGTAG
- a CDS encoding MFS transporter has protein sequence MVEQAAQPSTTLFGRYSHAWRALRHSNFRLFFAGQSISLIGTWMTRVATSWLVYRLTGSALLLGIVGFAGQIPTFLLAPFAGVLVDRLERRNLLVWTQALAAVQSLAMAALTLAKVITVPEIIALSSLQGLINAFDMPGRQSFLIQMVEDKQDLGNAIALNSSMVNMARLVGPAIAGVVIGAVGEGYCFAIDGISYLAVILSLLLMRIAAAPARRAIGSTIDQLKEGWSYVTTFRPIRTILTLFALVSLMGMPFMVLMPIFASQVFHGGPHTLGYLMGASGVGALVSAISLALRKSVRGLTTMIQLSAALFGAGLILFGLSRNLIVSLLLMLVVGFGMMQGLAASNTVIQTLVPEDKRGRVMSYYTMAFVGMAPFGSLLAGALAHRFGAPHTVIITGSFCIAGAIWFTTELKAVRAVMRPIYVEMGIVKQPLEQAVEESAGTR, from the coding sequence ATGGTAGAACAGGCGGCACAACCCTCGACCACCCTGTTCGGCCGCTACTCTCACGCCTGGCGAGCACTTCGTCACAGCAACTTCCGGCTCTTCTTCGCCGGTCAAAGCATCTCGCTGATTGGTACCTGGATGACCCGGGTGGCAACCAGCTGGCTAGTCTATCGCCTTACTGGTTCGGCGCTCTTGTTAGGCATCGTCGGCTTCGCTGGCCAGATCCCCACATTTCTGCTGGCTCCGTTTGCCGGTGTCCTAGTCGATCGCCTCGAGCGCCGAAACCTTCTGGTCTGGACCCAGGCGCTGGCCGCCGTGCAGTCGCTCGCCATGGCGGCGTTGACCCTGGCCAAGGTCATTACCGTTCCCGAGATCATCGCGCTGAGCTCCCTGCAGGGCCTCATCAACGCCTTCGACATGCCCGGGCGGCAATCGTTCCTCATCCAGATGGTGGAGGACAAACAAGACCTCGGCAACGCCATCGCCCTCAATTCCTCCATGGTCAACATGGCGCGTCTGGTTGGGCCCGCCATCGCCGGTGTCGTCATTGGAGCAGTAGGCGAGGGCTACTGCTTTGCCATCGATGGAATCAGCTATCTCGCCGTCATTCTCTCCCTGCTCCTGATGCGTATCGCAGCGGCGCCGGCCAGGCGCGCCATCGGTTCGACGATCGACCAGCTCAAGGAAGGCTGGTCGTATGTCACCACCTTTCGTCCCATTCGCACCATCCTCACGCTCTTCGCTCTCGTCAGCTTGATGGGCATGCCGTTCATGGTGCTGATGCCCATCTTCGCGTCGCAGGTCTTTCATGGCGGCCCTCACACCTTGGGATATTTGATGGGCGCGTCAGGCGTAGGCGCTCTGGTCTCGGCGATCTCGCTGGCTCTGCGCAAGTCGGTCCGCGGTCTGACCACGATGATTCAGCTCAGTGCGGCGTTGTTTGGCGCAGGACTCATCCTCTTCGGGCTTTCCCGGAATCTGATCGTCTCGCTCCTGCTGATGCTGGTCGTTGGCTTCGGCATGATGCAAGGTCTCGCGGCCAGCAACACCGTGATTCAGACACTCGTCCCGGAAGACAAGCGCGGCCGGGTCATGAGCTACTACACCATGGCCTTCGTCGGCATGGCGCCATTCGGAAGTCTGCTGGCGGGCGCGCTCGCGCACCGCTTTGGCGCGCCCCACACCGTCATCATTACCGGCTCATTCTGCATTGCTGGGGCGATCTGGTTCACGACTGAGCTGAAAGCAGTGCGTGCGGTCATGCGGCCGATCTATGTGGAAATGGGAATCGTCAAGCAGCCACTCGAGCAAGCCGTCGAAGAAAGCGCGGGCACCCGCTAG
- a CDS encoding DUF1810 domain-containing protein: MADREVLHQDTFNLQRFIDAQQSTYEQARSELKAGQKRSHWMWYIFPQIAGLGFSSTAARYAISGLQEAAAYLAHPVLGPRLRECTAIVNGIQNRSIEDIFGYPDHLKFRSSVTLFQQAQTQRREAQQDVFSDALAKYFQGQPDRATLELLRL, from the coding sequence ATGGCAGATCGAGAAGTTCTTCACCAAGACACGTTTAACCTGCAGCGCTTTATCGATGCCCAGCAATCCACTTATGAGCAAGCCCGGTCCGAACTAAAAGCCGGACAAAAGCGCTCGCACTGGATGTGGTACATCTTTCCGCAAATTGCCGGCCTCGGCTTCAGTTCCACCGCTGCGCGCTATGCAATCAGCGGGCTTCAAGAGGCTGCAGCCTACCTCGCACATCCCGTCTTAGGGCCGCGCTTGCGCGAGTGTACGGCAATTGTGAATGGCATCCAGAACCGCTCGATCGAGGATATCTTCGGGTATCCGGACCATCTGAAGTTTCGATCCTCAGTCACCTTGTTTCAGCAGGCCCAGACACAAAGGCGCGAAGCGCAACAAGATGTGTTCTCCGATGCGTTGGCAAAATACTTCCAGGGACAACCCGACCGGGCGACCCTCGAGCTGCTACGCCTCTAG
- a CDS encoding LLM class flavin-dependent oxidoreductase, producing the protein MADLKLSVLDQSPVSSGSTPADALQNTIDLARNADALGFHRYWIAEHHAMDVLASPAPELLLARVGSETSRIRLGSGGIMLPHYSAFKVAETFRVLHALYPGRIDLGIGRAPGGSPLESYALRRNRKEPLDDFPEQLTELLAFLHKDFPAEHRFSKIHLSPDMPGTPEVWLLGSSLWSAEAAAQFGLPYNFAHFIDPNRTREAITAYRESFRPSDFGSYPQAMLAMGVICAETESEAERLASSARLLFRRIRQGDLRTVAPPEEAVAELATIPEAVFRQWFPEGEEWPRYAVGTPSSVRRQLTAMAEALGIDEIMVVTIVHDHNARVRSYELLAEAFDLEGEMLSATRQAV; encoded by the coding sequence ATGGCCGATTTGAAGCTTTCAGTGCTCGATCAATCACCGGTTTCGTCAGGCTCGACGCCGGCAGATGCGCTCCAGAACACGATCGACTTGGCGCGAAACGCAGATGCGCTCGGCTTCCATCGCTACTGGATTGCCGAACATCATGCCATGGATGTGCTCGCGAGCCCGGCGCCGGAGCTGTTGCTGGCCCGGGTCGGCAGTGAGACCTCCCGCATCCGCCTGGGATCAGGCGGAATCATGCTGCCCCATTACAGCGCCTTCAAAGTGGCTGAGACCTTCCGTGTGCTGCATGCGTTATATCCAGGGCGCATCGACTTGGGCATTGGCCGCGCGCCCGGAGGAAGCCCACTGGAATCCTATGCGCTGCGCCGCAACCGAAAAGAGCCCCTGGACGACTTTCCTGAGCAGCTGACAGAGCTGCTGGCATTCCTGCACAAGGATTTTCCCGCCGAGCATCGGTTCAGCAAGATCCATCTCTCGCCGGACATGCCCGGAACTCCGGAGGTGTGGTTACTGGGATCGAGCCTGTGGAGCGCCGAGGCCGCTGCCCAGTTCGGCCTGCCCTATAACTTCGCCCACTTCATCGATCCCAACCGGACTCGAGAAGCCATCACCGCCTATCGAGAAAGCTTTCGTCCCTCCGACTTCGGATCGTATCCCCAGGCGATGCTCGCAATGGGCGTTATCTGCGCGGAGACCGAGTCCGAAGCGGAGCGCCTGGCAAGTAGCGCCCGGCTGCTCTTCCGTCGCATCCGCCAGGGAGACTTGCGGACCGTTGCTCCGCCCGAGGAGGCGGTCGCTGAACTCGCCACCATTCCGGAAGCAGTCTTTCGGCAATGGTTCCCGGAGGGTGAGGAGTGGCCGCGCTACGCCGTTGGTACCCCGAGCTCGGTTCGCAGGCAGCTGACAGCAATGGCCGAGGCTCTTGGTATTGACGAGATCATGGTAGTCACGATCGTTCACGACCATAACGCACGAGTCCGCTCTTATGAGCTCCTGGCCGAGGCCTTCGACCTGGAAGGCGAGATGCTCTCGGCTACCCGGCAGGCCGTTTAG
- a CDS encoding universal stress protein produces the protein MKNSSELATLAAMANPSRILVATDLTDCDFLVPHVVGQALANHAHVTLIHAIVPLNSFPLEAGATPYPERDSIDREAQTILLHMAHQIRAHGISCDVEVKHGFASDVIREELSRIGATRLIMGTHGRGKWGQFALGSVAKELLKMVDVPIFTIGPHALTPSVQANPHRILHPVSLVGQDNRSIAISTELARTYHAELTLLHVMSPDVGRAHNSERTLTWARHALEALIPKGAELTPPVQTIATCGSLVDEILTTAATSKADWIVLGVDGDYPFWSFKDATAYKVLASATCPVLTIRHVSRAVATETIADEATHAPAATVLA, from the coding sequence ATGAAAAACTCTTCCGAACTCGCCACGCTAGCGGCTATGGCTAATCCTAGCCGGATCCTCGTCGCCACCGATCTCACCGATTGCGACTTTCTCGTCCCGCATGTGGTTGGGCAGGCTTTAGCCAACCATGCGCACGTAACCCTGATTCACGCCATCGTTCCGTTGAACTCCTTCCCGCTGGAAGCCGGCGCGACTCCGTACCCGGAAAGGGACTCAATTGACCGGGAGGCCCAGACTATCCTGTTGCACATGGCGCATCAGATCCGCGCACATGGCATCTCCTGCGATGTGGAGGTGAAACATGGTTTTGCATCGGATGTCATTCGCGAGGAGTTAAGCAGAATCGGCGCCACGCGGCTGATCATGGGCACACATGGCCGCGGCAAATGGGGCCAGTTTGCCCTCGGATCGGTCGCCAAGGAATTGCTGAAGATGGTCGACGTTCCGATCTTCACCATTGGTCCGCATGCGCTGACGCCCTCGGTGCAGGCAAACCCGCACCGGATCCTGCATCCGGTTTCGCTGGTTGGCCAGGACAATCGATCGATCGCAATCTCGACGGAACTCGCGCGCACGTATCATGCGGAACTCACCTTGCTGCATGTCATGAGTCCTGACGTGGGACGGGCACATAACTCGGAACGCACTCTTACCTGGGCCCGGCACGCGCTTGAGGCGCTCATTCCTAAAGGTGCAGAGCTGACTCCGCCAGTGCAGACCATTGCGACTTGTGGAAGTCTGGTAGACGAGATCCTGACTACCGCCGCAACGAGTAAGGCGGACTGGATCGTTCTTGGCGTCGACGGCGACTATCCTTTCTGGTCATTCAAGGATGCGACGGCGTACAAAGTGCTTGCATCGGCGACATGCCCGGTGTTGACCATTCGGCACGTGTCCCGAGCCGTAGCGACGGAAACTATCGCCGACGAAGCCACGCATGCTCCCGCGGCGACAGTCCTCGCTTGA
- a CDS encoding Crp/Fnr family transcriptional regulator — protein MTSFSSRPHIENCTDCDQRSLRLFCNLNQEALRSFDQIGTHFTVPARTILFEESQQANGVFVICSGQVKLSTTSKEGRTMILRIAGPGDVLGLSATLNNIAHEVTAESIGPSALKSVHRQEFLHFLEEHAEVGEKAARSLAKEYHEVFLDARRLAISGSAAGRLAQLLVEWANTAACGKPELRFTMALTHEELGNMAGTSRETVTRLLNQFERDQLIVRRGSSLTIINSPGLSKLAG, from the coding sequence ATGACGTCGTTCAGCTCGAGACCGCACATCGAGAACTGCACGGATTGCGACCAGCGATCGCTCCGCCTCTTCTGCAACCTCAACCAGGAGGCTTTACGGAGTTTTGATCAGATTGGCACTCATTTCACCGTACCCGCGCGAACCATTTTGTTTGAGGAGAGCCAGCAGGCAAATGGAGTGTTTGTCATTTGCTCTGGCCAGGTAAAGCTTTCAACCACCTCGAAAGAAGGCCGGACGATGATTTTACGGATCGCCGGTCCGGGCGACGTCCTAGGACTTAGCGCGACTCTAAACAATATCGCCCATGAAGTTACCGCAGAGAGTATCGGGCCGTCCGCTCTCAAGAGCGTACACCGTCAAGAATTTCTTCACTTTCTCGAAGAGCACGCGGAGGTCGGGGAGAAGGCCGCGAGGTCGCTGGCGAAGGAGTATCACGAGGTTTTTCTGGACGCTCGCCGTCTGGCGATTTCAGGATCTGCTGCCGGTAGACTGGCGCAACTGCTAGTGGAGTGGGCGAACACGGCAGCGTGCGGCAAGCCCGAGTTGCGGTTTACCATGGCGCTCACTCATGAAGAACTCGGCAACATGGCCGGGACCTCACGCGAGACCGTCACCCGTCTTCTCAATCAGTTTGAACGCGACCAACTTATTGTTCGTCGCGGTTCGTCTCTTACCATTATCAATTCTCCGGGTCTCAGCAAACTGGCAGGGTAA
- a CDS encoding zinc-dependent alcohol dehydrogenase, with the protein MSVIGLGAVAREFRKPLSLEQVDFADPKDGEVLVQIRATGVCHTDIHAIDGDWPVKAMLPFIPGHEGVGVVAKTGRLVRGVKEGDRVGLPWLRATCGECEWCLMGWESLCPRASYGGYSANGSFAEYALAPAAYVGHIPACLSDAEAAPILCAGLTSWKALKETEATAGQWVAISGVGGLGQLAIQYAVHMGLHVIAVDIDPQKLWRAKDLGAEITLDAKEQDVAQLVQSQVGGAHGVVVTAVSATAFHQAIGMTRRKGTCVFVGLPPGDFPAPIFDVVMKGLTIRGSLVGTREDLHEALALCAETTIRSPITTQPLLTVNDALDRLRAGQAEGRIVLTM; encoded by the coding sequence ATGTCCGTCATTGGATTGGGTGCAGTTGCGCGAGAATTCAGGAAGCCTCTATCTCTGGAGCAGGTCGACTTCGCCGATCCCAAAGACGGTGAGGTCCTGGTACAGATTCGCGCCACCGGAGTTTGTCACACCGATATCCATGCAATCGATGGTGACTGGCCGGTCAAGGCTATGCTGCCGTTCATCCCCGGCCACGAAGGTGTTGGCGTCGTGGCGAAGACAGGCCGCCTGGTTCGTGGAGTTAAAGAAGGCGATCGAGTTGGACTGCCCTGGCTTCGCGCCACCTGCGGGGAATGCGAATGGTGTCTGATGGGATGGGAATCTCTCTGTCCGCGGGCTAGTTATGGCGGCTACTCCGCCAATGGCAGCTTTGCCGAATATGCGCTGGCTCCCGCTGCCTATGTTGGCCATATCCCGGCTTGTTTGTCCGACGCGGAAGCAGCTCCCATTCTTTGTGCGGGGCTCACCAGTTGGAAGGCGCTTAAGGAAACGGAAGCGACTGCCGGGCAGTGGGTCGCCATCTCCGGCGTTGGCGGCCTCGGACAGCTGGCCATCCAATATGCCGTTCACATGGGCTTGCATGTGATTGCTGTTGACATCGACCCGCAAAAGCTGTGGCGCGCCAAAGACCTCGGGGCTGAAATCACCCTCGATGCCAAAGAGCAGGATGTCGCGCAGCTGGTGCAGTCACAAGTCGGGGGCGCTCACGGCGTGGTGGTCACCGCGGTATCGGCGACTGCATTTCACCAAGCAATCGGCATGACGCGCCGCAAGGGCACCTGCGTCTTCGTGGGCTTACCTCCAGGTGACTTTCCTGCGCCGATCTTTGATGTCGTTATGAAGGGACTTACCATTCGGGGCTCTCTTGTCGGCACTCGCGAAGATCTTCACGAGGCGCTTGCGCTTTGCGCAGAAACGACGATTCGCTCTCCAATCACTACTCAGCCTCTTTTGACGGTGAACGACGCACTCGATCGATTGCGAGCCGGGCAAGCTGAAGGCCGTATCGTCCTCACCATGTGA
- a CDS encoding universal stress protein — MNTTGLKFKTIAVATDLSETASSALRYAQAVARQEAGTLVVIHVIDPVGYAFPEGAPAFIDANQAAREELQRIEEETRRHGIPIHSVIETGMVYERILQAIKDYRVDLLVLGTKAKTEAGRAALGTVVRQLLGKAPCPILAVPPDADSSLACAGSWRNVLAAVDFSAASISALLCAHQMAHKQLTALHVARCRSEHECSRCMERLRLLAPFNEFRTVPVEHIVKSGDANELIADYARIAHADLLVLGAPGKVLSDEDFSSSTVLQVISKVTCPVLCVPAGREAARSEFIREVAFAG; from the coding sequence ATGAACACCACAGGCCTGAAGTTCAAAACCATCGCCGTTGCTACGGATCTAAGCGAAACGGCTTCGTCCGCGTTGCGATATGCCCAGGCAGTGGCTCGCCAAGAGGCGGGGACGCTGGTGGTCATCCATGTCATCGACCCGGTCGGCTATGCCTTTCCAGAAGGCGCGCCTGCTTTCATCGATGCCAACCAGGCGGCCCGCGAGGAATTACAGAGGATCGAAGAAGAGACCCGCCGTCATGGCATTCCGATTCACTCTGTCATCGAGACAGGGATGGTTTATGAGCGGATACTGCAGGCGATCAAAGATTATCGCGTCGACTTGCTAGTGCTGGGAACGAAAGCGAAGACGGAGGCGGGAAGAGCGGCCCTGGGCACCGTGGTGCGCCAACTGCTCGGCAAGGCCCCGTGTCCGATTCTCGCCGTACCGCCGGATGCCGACTCTTCGTTGGCCTGTGCAGGAAGTTGGCGAAACGTACTCGCGGCTGTCGACTTCTCGGCGGCCTCAATCTCTGCGTTGTTGTGCGCGCACCAGATGGCGCATAAGCAGTTGACTGCTCTCCATGTAGCACGGTGCCGAAGCGAACACGAGTGTTCACGGTGCATGGAAAGACTACGCCTGCTGGCGCCGTTCAACGAGTTCCGGACCGTGCCGGTTGAGCATATCGTCAAGTCCGGAGACGCCAACGAACTGATTGCCGATTATGCGCGTATCGCTCACGCCGATCTGCTCGTCCTCGGAGCCCCTGGTAAGGTCCTCTCGGATGAGGATTTTTCCTCCAGCACTGTACTACAGGTGATTTCGAAGGTGACATGTCCGGTGTTATGCGTGCCTGCCGGCAGAGAGGCGGCCCGTTCCGAATTCATTCGCGAAGTCGCCTTCGCCGGCTGA
- a CDS encoding S9 family peptidase: MMTETNLLQTAPPVARVERTETTLHNRTLIDDYAWLREKTSPEVLAYLEAENAYTDSVMKSTEPLREILYAEMVSHIKETDQSVPFREGDYFYYSRTEQTRQYPIYCRKKGSIDAPEEIILDVNELAAGEAFMAIGGFTVSDDGNLLAYSTDTTGFRQYTLRVKDLRTGELLGEHAERVGSIEWANDNRTLFYTVEDEEQKRQFQLYRHLLGTSHDQDALVFEETDERFNIGAGKTRDGKYLLLESASHTTSEERFLSADDPAGEWRLIAPRQDDIEYYADHRNGLFYIRTNDKGRNFRLVTAPVDSLEQTNWTEVVSHRAEVMLEDIDLFASFYVACERAEGLPSLRVVRFAGAGSEVGSSEEIRFPEPVYSAHPHTNREFDAHNYRYSYQSLVTPGSVYEYDLATGASTLLKQQEIPGGFDRELYGSERFFATAKDGAKVPVSLVYRRDQKGEGTNPLHVYGYGSYGYSLPIGFNSNRLSLLDRGFVLAYAHIRGGGDMGKSWHDDGRLMNKQNTFSDFIAASEVLLARGYGDPQRVSAEGGSAGGLLMGAVSNLRPDLFRAIVSHVPFVDVMNTMLDASLPLTVPEYEEWGNPNEPAAFEYMLSYSPYDNLQPGSYPAMLVKTSLNDSQVMYWEPAKYVAKLRTLKQNDSLLLLHINMSAGHGGASGRYDYLKEIAFDYAFLLKELGVVAV, from the coding sequence ATGATGACTGAAACAAATCTGCTCCAGACTGCTCCCCCCGTTGCCCGTGTTGAACGCACCGAAACCACCCTCCACAACCGCACCCTGATCGATGACTATGCGTGGCTGCGGGAGAAAACCAGCCCTGAAGTACTTGCCTATCTGGAGGCAGAAAACGCCTACACCGATTCGGTGATGAAGTCGACCGAACCACTCCGCGAGATCTTGTATGCCGAGATGGTGAGTCATATCAAAGAGACGGACCAGTCGGTGCCCTTCCGTGAAGGGGATTATTTCTACTACTCCCGTACTGAGCAGACTCGGCAGTACCCGATCTACTGCAGGAAAAAGGGTTCGATCGATGCCCCCGAAGAGATCATCCTCGATGTGAACGAGCTTGCCGCAGGCGAGGCCTTCATGGCCATCGGCGGTTTCACGGTGTCGGATGATGGCAACCTGCTCGCTTATTCCACCGACACCACGGGCTTCCGGCAGTACACGCTTCGAGTCAAAGACCTGCGCACCGGCGAGTTGCTTGGGGAGCATGCGGAGCGGGTCGGTTCAATCGAGTGGGCGAACGATAATCGTACCCTCTTTTATACCGTTGAGGATGAAGAGCAGAAGCGCCAGTTTCAACTCTATCGGCATCTGCTGGGCACCAGCCATGACCAGGATGCGCTGGTCTTCGAGGAGACCGACGAGCGCTTCAACATCGGCGCCGGAAAGACCCGGGACGGGAAGTACTTACTGCTCGAATCCGCGAGCCATACGACGAGTGAAGAGCGCTTTCTCTCCGCGGACGACCCTGCTGGCGAATGGCGGCTGATCGCCCCGCGCCAAGACGATATCGAATACTATGCCGACCATCGCAATGGCCTCTTTTACATTCGCACGAACGACAAAGGTCGCAACTTCCGTCTCGTGACCGCACCCGTCGATTCTCTCGAACAAACCAACTGGACAGAAGTGGTCTCCCACCGCGCCGAAGTGATGCTCGAAGATATCGATCTTTTTGCCTCGTTCTATGTTGCCTGCGAGCGCGCGGAGGGCTTGCCGTCGTTGCGTGTAGTCCGGTTCGCGGGTGCGGGTTCCGAGGTTGGAAGTTCTGAAGAGATTCGCTTTCCAGAACCCGTCTATAGCGCGCATCCGCATACCAACCGCGAATTTGACGCTCATAACTATCGTTACAGCTACCAGTCGCTGGTAACTCCTGGGTCGGTATATGAATATGACCTGGCGACCGGCGCATCGACGCTCTTGAAACAGCAGGAAATCCCCGGCGGCTTTGATCGTGAGCTATACGGATCAGAGCGATTCTTCGCGACCGCCAAGGACGGCGCCAAAGTACCCGTGTCACTGGTCTATCGCCGCGACCAGAAAGGGGAAGGAACAAATCCTCTTCATGTATATGGCTACGGATCTTACGGATATTCGCTGCCGATCGGCTTTAACAGTAATCGGCTCAGCCTGCTCGATCGCGGCTTTGTCCTGGCCTACGCTCACATTCGCGGTGGGGGAGACATGGGCAAATCATGGCATGACGACGGCCGGTTGATGAATAAGCAGAACACATTCAGCGATTTCATTGCGGCCTCCGAGGTGCTGCTCGCGCGGGGATACGGCGATCCTCAAAGAGTTTCGGCAGAAGGCGGCAGCGCCGGCGGTCTGCTCATGGGCGCAGTCTCCAACCTGCGCCCTGATCTATTCCGCGCGATCGTGAGCCACGTTCCCTTTGTCGATGTAATGAATACTATGCTCGACGCATCCCTTCCCCTTACTGTTCCCGAATATGAGGAATGGGGAAATCCCAATGAGCCCGCTGCGTTTGAATACATGCTTAGTTACTCCCCCTACGATAACTTGCAGCCGGGGAGTTATCCCGCGATGTTAGTCAAGACTTCCTTAAATGATAGTCAGGTGATGTATTGGGAGCCGGCAAAGTACGTCGCCAAGCTGAGAACACTCAAGCAGAATGACTCGCTGTTGTTGCTCCATATCAACATGAGCGCAGGCCATGGCGGGGCCTCCGGCCGCTATGACTACCTCAAGGAGATCGCGTTCGATTATGCTTTCCTGCTGAAAGAACTAGGTGTCGTTGCCGTCTAG
- a CDS encoding GNAT family N-acetyltransferase — MQIPDLHTARLRLVAITPAVLDIQESFPKDLGAFLDAAIPPSWPNSDWEPHVYSFMRAQFRNYPHTIGWHRYVLLREGDSLTLIGSLGSHPLGADEAEIGYGILDPWQNKGCATEAARTLLGHLFHSGLRRIRAQTYPHLAASLRVMQKCGMHPAGLGEEAGAVCYSIEREQFVRLSSP, encoded by the coding sequence TTGCAAATCCCTGATCTTCATACAGCACGGCTTCGGCTGGTCGCGATCACGCCTGCGGTTCTCGACATCCAGGAAAGCTTTCCTAAGGATCTCGGAGCCTTCCTGGACGCTGCCATTCCTCCCAGCTGGCCCAACAGCGATTGGGAGCCCCACGTCTACAGCTTCATGCGCGCGCAATTTCGCAACTACCCCCACACCATCGGCTGGCATCGCTACGTCCTTCTGCGCGAAGGCGATTCCCTGACCCTGATCGGGTCGCTTGGGTCGCATCCTCTTGGCGCCGATGAGGCAGAGATCGGTTACGGCATTCTGGATCCGTGGCAAAACAAGGGTTGCGCGACAGAGGCTGCGCGCACCCTGCTCGGCCATCTGTTTCACTCCGGTCTGCGGCGCATCCGCGCTCAGACCTATCCGCATCTCGCTGCGTCCTTACGAGTCATGCAGAAATGTGGCATGCACCCAGCCGGTCTCGGGGAAGAAGCCGGCGCAGTCTGTTACTCGATCGAACGCGAACAGTTCGTCAGGCTTTCTTCGCCTTGA